NNNNNNNNNNNNNNNNNNNNNNNNNNNNNNNNNNNNNNNNNNNNNNNNNNNNNNNNNNNNNNNNNNNNNNNNNNNNNNNNNNNNNNNNNNNNNNNNNNNNNNNNNNNNNNNNNNNNNNNNNNNNNNNNNNNNNNNNNNNNNNNNNNNNNNNNNNNNNNNNNNNNNNNNNNNNNNNNNNNNNNNNNNNNNNNNNNNNNNNNNNNNNNNNNNNNNNNNNNNNNNNNNNNNNNNNNNNNNNNNNNNNNNNNNNNNNNNNNNNNNNNNNNNNNNNNNNNNNNNNNNNNNNNNNNNNNNNNNNNNNNNNNNNNNNNNNNNNNNNNNNNNNNNNNNNNNNNNNNNNNNNNNNNNNNNNNNNNNNNNNNNNNNNNNNNNNNNNNNNNNNNNNNNNNNNNNNNNNNNNNNNNNNNNNNNNNNNNNNNNNNNNNNNNNNNNNNNNNNNNNNNNNNNNNNNNNNNNNNNNNNNNNNNNNNNNNNNNNNNNNNNNNNNNNNNNNNNNNNNNNNNNNNNNNNNNNNNNNNNNNNNNNNNNNNNNNNNNNNNNNNNNNNNNNNNNNNNNNNNNNNNNNNNNNNNNNNNNNNNNNNNNNNNNNNNNNNNNNNNNNNNNNNNNNNNNNNNNNNNNNNNNNNNNNNNNNNNNNNNNNNNNNNNNNNNNNNNNNNNNNNNNNNNNNNNNNNNNNNNNNNNNNNNNNNNNNNNNNNNNNNNNNNNNNNNNNNNNNNNNNNNNNNNNNNNNNNNNNNNNNNNNNNNNNNNNNNNNNNNNNNNNNNNNNNNNNNNNNNNNNNNNNNNNNNNNNNNNNNNNNNNNNNNNNNNNNNNNNNNNNNNNNNNNNNNNNNNNNNNNNNNNNNNNNNNNNNNNNNNNNNNNNNNNNNNNNNNNNNNNNNNNNNNNNNNNNNNNNNNNNNNNNNNNNNNNNNNNNNNNNNNNNNNNNNNNNNNNNNNNNNNNNNNNNNNNNNNNNNNNNNNNNNNNNNNNNNNNNNNNNNNNNNNNNNNNNNNNNNNNNNNNNNNNNNNNNNNNNNNNNNNNNNNNNNNNNNNNNNNNNNNNNNNNNNNNNNNNNNNNNNNNNNNNNNNNNNNNNNNNNNNNNNNNNNNNNNNNNNNNNNNNNNNNNNNNNNNNNNNNNNNNNNNNNNNNNNNNNNNNNNNNNNNNNNNNNNNNNNNNNNNNNNNNNNNNNNNNNNNNNNNNNNNNNNNNNNNNNNNNNNNNNNNNNNNNNNNNNNNNNNNNNNNNNNNNNNNNNNNNNNNNNNNNNNNNNNNNNNNNNNNNNNNNNNNNNNNNNNNNNNNNNNNNNNNNNNNNNNNNNNNNNNNNNNNNNNNNNNNNNNNNNNNNNNNNNNNNNNNNNNNtttatgatttgtgattgtcttgtttcattcctgtttcattccagttgcatacatttagctttcagttcattaattgtcttgcattagttcattagtagtagtttctatttctgttcttgcttcattacagtttcaatcattcagtttcatttgcatttagttcttggttcttgtagtttactttttgcatctttacatttccatcttaggattgttagtgacaaacaatcattacatttgtcttaacttagattcatatgcacatcttatctGTTCACAagcactcatttaggattgatacctcttgtactgcaatagcataaggggaattgaaacacccctccatcattccattcatatatcaTCATTGCATACATCCACCATCATTCACCACACAAATAACCTTGTTTCAGGAAGCTAAATTGATTATCTTGGATGAGAGAATGTGGAATGACTGCTTGATAATAGTCAAGATTATGACTCATATCATCCGTTTGTTACACATTTGTGATGCTGATGAGAAGCCTTCGTTGCCATATGTGTATGAAGGGATGTATCGAGCAAGATTAGGCATTAAACAGATGTTCCAAGGAAAACGCCCTCTCTACAAGCCTTATACGAACATCATTGATAGGAGATGGGATCGTATGTTGCGTCATGATCTTCATGCTGCAGCATACTATTTGAACCCGACTTTCAACTATGATCCTACATTTTCTGACAAGCCTGAGGTTATGAGTGGATTGATGAATTTATTTGAGAAACAAATAGAGAATAGTAAAACAAAGCTGTTTCAAGAGCTTAAGATGTATAGAGAACGTGAAGGCAGCTTTTCTCGCCCTATGGCTCTATCTTGCAGCAAAACATCTCAGCCAAGTATCTTAtacaacattattttttttttggtccacaTAAATTTGACTTGCATTTTGTGCTATATAGTAATCTCATTTAATTTTATGGATATTTAGATGAATGGTggagatattttggttttaatgctCCTAATTTGCAAAAGTTAGCAATAAGAATTCTTAGTCAAACCGCTTCTTCATCTGGATGTGAACACAATTGGTCTGTATTTGAGATGATTCATACCAAGAAGAGGAATAGACTAGAGCATCAAAGACTTAATGATCTTATCTTCGTGCACTACAATCTACGTCTGCAACATAGGTGAGTGtcactataattttttatcttttatttagcTTATTTAGTTTGTACCATGTTACATGTTTCTTTAAACGTAtaagtcaaagaaaaaaagatcataTGATCCTGTTGACTACGAATCTATTGATAAGAGAGTTTTGgattattgaagaagaagaagcaggtgAACTTGAACTTGATGAATTAGAAAATGCTCTTGCTGAAGAATATCCCAAAGATCATGAAGAGATGAACCCTGAAAATTCTAATGGTAACTTCTAAATTGTTGATTAAATtcttagaattttattttagctGTATTATTCTATATGTTACATTGACTAAactatgtaattttttaatgttttagatTTTGATGAAGACTTCACTATGCCACCTGAAGAGTATGAAGGGAATGATGGTGGAGATAACCAAAATTAGTTGTAGTAAATTTGGAGATGTTTAATTagtgttctttatttttcttatttggatttaaaagttttaatcattttattactattattaaacTTCATACTTTGTTAAGcatgatattctttttttttataatatttttaaaaatgtttattttatagaaatacattaaataaattttattcaattgaCCCGTGGTCGAACCGGTTGACCCGATGACCCGGTGACCCGAGAGCTAGTCCGGTTCACGGTCCAGGtcgggtttcaaaacattgttatgcccttttagttttgtttatttaaaaagttatttacaacattaacccctaaaaaatttccaaaacttacATTACTCCAgattaaccaataaaaattttccaaaactaaaattactccagattttgtttcctaaatattttacatttcattccaactaaaaaataacagcaatcaaatatggaaataaaaattatcatatatttaaccacacattctgttgtgttttgaagatattctatatatgaatcctttgcaaacaaagaaaacaacaatttgattcccattttgttttccaaaacctgtgagctttgattcttaacgtaagaaaatcttcgattgacatttatttaaatattataattaacatatataaacttaataaaatttttaattattacgaatatgtaaaattaaaaaaagtctaaaatactatataatgtggttatatagtagatgagttataaagaaaacatgttgaaattaataaaatattattaaatttgtgttaacacaggttaaattctcttttaattatttatcaacactactaatattagaatatttgacataaaatcaagttgatttaactaaaattgtataaaataattaaatcattagaaaaaatgtgacttaatcacagcgtaaaaattactgattatgtattgagatcccttatttttgttataataattaaaaataaaaatagaatctcaaacactaaacaaaacaaactaaatataactaACAAATAGTTATGAAGTGTATTGcggattaaaaaataatataaatatttagccacACAACAACCAGAAATTTTAGTTATtactctatttacaaaacatctaatatttatcaaataaatactacataaaatataaattataataaaaattatatgcccGCGGTGTACGGCGGGTTAAAACctagttaaaaattataaacctaGAATTAAAGAACATTCTTCGCCATAAGAGATTGTAGGAAATGTGAACAATTTTAAAAGAGCCATTAGTAATGTAAGATTCACTCTATATTTCTATCTCTTATTTTGAAAGCATTTAGAGCTCCGTTATAAAAGGCACAATACCAAATACTCCTCTAACTATGTTGTCATGGGTATCTCGATCAAAGAGAGTTGCCAAACATAAATCTAAGAATTTGATTCATGATGTACCAAATAAGGCCTTGATTCTGAAAATTGGTAGGATTGTGGCCCCCTCTTGACCAACACATGTGTTTTGTACCATGCTTCTCCACCTACCCGTTTCTCTAAATTGATGTGCATAAAGAAATTTGGTGGAGGCTTTTTTTCCATTTGAGCGACTCCGCCTAGTGCCTACCATAGTAAATACAAAACAACAGTTTTTCAATGTTCGAATTTGGGAAAATGTttgtaaaattatgattatgttgagtcaaaactcaaaacacaaGTGCTTTTGAGTCGAAATTGCTATATAACTTGAGTGCTTTTGATGCTATGTATTAATAATGTAGGATTCAACTAAATAGATTTGACTGCATTGTAATTACGCAAATGGATGATGATCTAGTTTTGTAGTGGTTATCAGAATGACTACTCATGGTCACTAATTCAACTCATACGGGAAAAGATGATTTACGTTTTAAATGTGACGGGCTTGTTCGTTTCGTCGCCGCATGTACctgaaaattttgtaaaacataaagTAAGTATAGAATATGTATATGAATTTCGTAGAACATTTAAAATTCTGTATTCTGAAAATTTTGACAcatatttcaaatttgaaattcatagaacatgtaaaaataaaatgtataatctaaattttttagaacatatataaatgagaaaaaaaattttagacattacataacaaaaagcattgatataaaaaacttattgtccttaacaaaatcacaaaatctcttcttctttttttgtgcaTAGTTGTTTATTAACAtgattttctgggtttttttttctttaaacgtcttaaaattttattttataatagtaGTTTAGTCATAGTtgataatttacaaataaaaatatatatagataaaattaaaaatattttttactttcaattttCCTTTACGGTAATAGTGCATATGGCAAGGAAAAAAACTTTCGCTAACACGATTTAAGGGAGTTGTTAATACTATTTTCAATTGGTAGTGTATAATGTATATgttcttatatattttcaattggTAGTGTATAATGTATATGTTcttatatattactattttcaATTGGTAGTTGtaatttttagataaaatataatttatgtgattgtttttaaaaaaaattttggataaaatattatgcaataaaaccATATgataaatatgatggcttgaaaaaagacaagtattttgtaagttttatattgttaatgattctagataagtacccgtgttataacaaaatttaatttatacaaaattttgtatattttatattttaaaattaaatttcaatatattgtattagtttatgtatatgaagttatttcaacaatgtatattctacatcatgacttgaatgtcattataagacataattttgtaaattttgtttttaaaaacgagttattatattatgagtaatttaatatatgagaatttgttaagaATACTCTTTTTGATatatccttttcaaaaatacccttttttggccatttttatttttgccctccttTAATTTCTAATGAcgattttacccttagatgaaaaatagtttaatcaattaaaagaattttccgacatattttcccgctaaaaatttgtttgtcaaaaaaaatttgataaaaattgtcgacaaaaaaaatttcccgcctaAATTtgtcccgccaaaaaaaaattacaaggtttttaaaaggttttataaggtttctaccttacaaaagccttataaacaccttgtaaaggcttttacaagattttataaagagttttaaaaggttttttaaacaccttgtaaacgtttttacaagtttttaaaagggtttaaaaaggttttcaaatggtttttaaaaagatttttaaaagttttttaaataccttgtaaacgcttttacaatgttttaaaaaccttgtaaacgtttttataaggtttttataagggttttataaggttttaaacactttgtaagcgcttttaaaatatttttaaaagcatttacaatgtttttaaaagcgtttacaaggtttttataaggtataaatttcaatatttttggcgaaaatgttttttgattttggcggaaaatattttttttggaggggaaaaaataattttcgactggaaaaattttcgattttggcggaaaactttttttatttttggcgggaaaatattttcgatttggatgactgtacattcttgctgtcactcaaaaaaaataacttggTCATTTTGTGTATAAAGAGgggtaattttaaaaatggtcaacatgaaggggtatttataaaaaggggtatggaaaaagaggaatttttgagaatgccccttaatatattgttatactttttgtctTAATATACttgatttcttgaaattctttcatattgtagtgacatattattgacattgctataacaaatcaatttagagtgtttatagtttctaacttttatatcaagtttcaatattttaaaaatatttcaaaatacattatttaaagtttattatattttataaaattataaaatgtagcaaaaaaatatgaaattgaatttaaatactcaaattttgacccgttacttagtaaaatttttaattcaatagatattatttttaaaaaataatattactaaagcttgaaactattaagatattatttttagaatattcactattaagatttttggaaactacgtgctctagtaataaaatcttccaaaaatagatTAAGAttgcacccactatttaacttgtaaccaattaatctatcaattaatctataacctgtttgtaaccaatttattaattatatagtctacaaaaaatgttgtgtacttacgttttattataaaggagaCTAGATAAGGATCCGCCGGATGTGcgagtttaaagttttgtaaataaaattaaatttaataaaaatatatgaaaatttattgtacattatttataattttttttttgctataatacactgattaaTATccatatacaattttttttgtatgttaccataaaaaatgtattttttacacttaggtatactgtatgttacaaatatattatttaccactatgtataaaatttttatacaagcaaattaagtcaactattatatgtctctttaattttacttttgcatagtttttttaatcactaaaattgttggctcaaaaaacattttgaataaaaaaataaattacatcacaatagtgtatgattaaccatggagagaaccttggttctgccctcctcccttatggaaAGAAGCTTGCGTttaacctcctccaccatggagagaaccttcgctCCAACTTCCTCCCTTTTAAaaataaccttgcgtccaacctcccaCACCTTCCTCatttggggagataaccttgtgttcaacctcctccaccatagagagaactttAGACTCTGCCCTCTttatgtgtggagagaacaagttcacgtcttttagctatcttaaagtggcttgctccagcaacTAGTGAAACTAAAGTcccttttccaacgtcacaaaatcttttaatagttgaaacgaccgaccttttttttttttaataataaatactaaataataaatatatagtataatataataataaactacaactagtggtcccatacccactagccacctaaccacaatcacaatcatcagcggaaaacattaccaatatccaataaatataaatagccaatattaattccaatcacaaactaatgatccaaacaacatccaaagaaccagcaatcctaaacaacattctaggactcc
The nucleotide sequence above comes from Camelina sativa cultivar DH55 unplaced genomic scaffold, Cs unpScaffold00647, whole genome shotgun sequence. Encoded proteins:
- the LOC104773803 gene encoding uncharacterized protein LOC104773803, which translates into the protein MTHIIRLLHICDADEKPSLPYVYEGMYRARLGIKQMFQGKRPLYKPYTNIIDRRWDRMLRHDLHAAAYYLNPTFNYDPTFSDKPEVMSGLMNLFEKQIENSKTKLFQELKMYREREGSFSRPMALSCSKTSQPNEWWRYFGFNAPNLQKLAIRILSQTASSSGCEHNWSVFEMIHTKKRNRLEHQRLNDLIFVHYNLRLQHREFWIIEEEEAGELELDELENALAEEYPKDHEEMNPENSNDFDEDFTMPPEEYEGNDGGDNQN